A window from Flavobacterium gyeonganense encodes these proteins:
- a CDS encoding AI-2E family transporter, with the protein MNQPLLLPFYAKLTFILLSLICIGAITYIGSNIITPVMLAFMFTVLLLPVHSFLHFKIRLPIYIASFISVLIFVLCIAAILAFISYQVTDIANDFDIIKKNAISFFNNAQSYIHEQFQISIWEQKKYIEKVTSDSVQNGSGTIGMAIGSLSEVLFNCMLVVVFTFLFLLYKTHFILFLAKLFDKEDHAKLQQIITQIKISINNYILGLIFEMFVVSILTGLGLWIIGAKYFILLGLMTGILNLIPYIGIMIAGILTILSSLSGTPEISMIIGILVVNIIVQLIDNNILVPLIINSKVEINAMVSIIGITIGGGVAGISGMFLAIPLLAILKIIFDRIESLEPWGYVMGNHMPKKFTWRIKKIKN; encoded by the coding sequence ATGAACCAACCTTTACTATTGCCCTTTTATGCAAAACTTACATTTATATTGTTAAGTTTAATCTGTATTGGAGCCATAACCTACATCGGAAGTAATATAATAACTCCAGTGATGCTGGCATTTATGTTTACGGTTTTACTATTACCAGTACATTCTTTCTTACATTTTAAAATACGCTTACCTATTTATATTGCTTCTTTTATCTCAGTCCTGATTTTTGTACTTTGTATCGCTGCAATCCTAGCTTTCATTTCTTATCAGGTTACTGACATTGCAAATGATTTTGATATCATTAAAAAGAATGCAATATCATTTTTTAATAATGCCCAGTCTTATATCCATGAACAATTTCAAATCAGTATCTGGGAACAAAAAAAATACATTGAAAAAGTAACCAGCGATTCTGTACAAAATGGATCCGGAACTATAGGAATGGCGATAGGATCATTAAGTGAAGTATTGTTTAATTGTATGCTTGTAGTTGTTTTTACATTTTTATTCCTATTATACAAGACTCATTTTATTCTTTTTTTAGCAAAATTATTCGATAAAGAAGACCATGCGAAATTGCAACAAATCATTACTCAAATAAAAATTTCGATAAACAATTACATCTTGGGACTTATATTTGAAATGTTTGTAGTTTCTATTTTGACAGGTCTAGGACTATGGATTATAGGAGCCAAATATTTTATTTTACTTGGACTTATGACTGGTATCTTAAATTTAATTCCCTACATCGGAATTATGATTGCAGGTATTTTAACCATCTTATCTTCTCTTTCAGGAACACCTGAAATATCTATGATTATAGGTATTCTTGTAGTAAATATAATTGTTCAGCTTATTGATAATAATATACTTGTACCTTTAATCATCAACTCAAAAGTCGAAATAAATGCTATGGTTTCGATAATAGGAATTACCATTGGAGGTGGTGTTGCAGGAATTTCAGGGATGTTTTTAGCAATACCATTACTGGCTATTTTAAAAATTATTTTTGACAGAATAGAATCTTTAGAACCTTGGGGCTATGTTATGGGAAATCATATGCCAAAAAAATTTACCTGGCGTATTAAAAAAATTAAAAACTGA
- a CDS encoding mechanosensitive ion channel domain-containing protein — MFSFKEYSTEILTTIILLLALAALRVIIAQLVRRYASTTHLLEHRTNLVIKYINVLMNILVTIGLIVIWGVETKDIFITVSSIATVIGVAMFAQWSILSNITSGMILFFSFPFRIGDTIKIHDKDFPIEAEIEDINAFHVNLKTKEGEKIIYPNNLLLQKGISIMPPVYEDKEFFD, encoded by the coding sequence ATGTTTTCATTTAAAGAATATAGCACGGAAATTCTAACCACTATAATTCTGCTATTAGCCTTAGCTGCACTACGGGTTATTATTGCGCAATTGGTACGCAGATACGCCAGTACTACTCACTTATTAGAACATCGAACTAATCTGGTTATTAAATACATTAATGTTTTAATGAACATTTTGGTAACAATAGGTTTGATCGTTATTTGGGGGGTTGAGACGAAAGATATTTTTATAACTGTTTCTTCCATTGCCACTGTAATTGGTGTCGCTATGTTTGCACAGTGGTCTATTTTAAGCAATATAACATCCGGAATGATCTTATTTTTTTCATTTCCTTTTAGAATTGGCGACACCATAAAAATCCACGATAAAGATTTCCCTATTGAAGCAGAAATAGAGGACATCAATGCTTTTCATGTGAATTTAAAAACTAAAGAGGGGGAAAAAATTATCTACCCAAACAATCTTCTATTACAAAAAGGAATTTCGATTATGCCTCCAGTATATGAGGATAAAGAATTTTTTGATTAA
- a CDS encoding Maf-like protein, translated as MLKEKLKKYNLILASGSPRRQQFFKDLDLDFEIRLKDVEEIYPPELKAVEITDFLALLKANAFDGELKKDEILVTSDTIVWHESRALGKPKNDEEAFKMIKSMSGKTHEVITSVCFKTRSTATLLHDITKVTFNNLTDEAILYYIENYKPYDKAGAYGIQEWLGFMAVAKVEGSYTNVMGLPTAKVYEYLSILE; from the coding sequence ATGCTTAAAGAAAAATTAAAAAAATACAACTTAATCCTAGCATCAGGTTCACCCCGAAGACAGCAATTTTTTAAAGACCTAGATCTTGACTTCGAAATCAGGTTAAAAGATGTTGAAGAAATATATCCTCCAGAATTAAAAGCAGTTGAAATTACAGACTTTTTAGCACTCTTAAAAGCAAATGCCTTTGATGGAGAATTAAAAAAAGATGAAATCTTAGTTACAAGCGATACTATTGTATGGCACGAAAGCAGGGCATTAGGAAAACCTAAAAATGATGAAGAAGCTTTTAAAATGATAAAATCGATGTCGGGAAAAACTCATGAAGTAATTACGTCTGTTTGTTTTAAAACCAGATCTACTGCTACCCTTTTACACGATATTACAAAAGTGACTTTCAATAATTTAACAGACGAAGCTATTTTATATTATATTGAAAACTACAAACCCTATGATAAAGCCGGAGCTTATGGAATACAGGAATGGCTTGGTTTTATGGCTGTTGCAAAAGTTGAAGGTTCTTATACCAATGTTATGGGACTTCCAACTGCAAAGGTTTACGAATATTTGAGTATATTAGAGTAA